CAACCAATTGTCACGGGCTCCCGAGGGAGCTCGTCATTGCGCGAAAGAGGTCCTGCTAACGTGCCATCAATTTTTGCTGCTTGCAGGTGCTCTTTTTAGTGAGGTGACGCTAAAAGGATTGCCTCGTCTCGGCAGCTTAccctgcagctgcggcaaCATGGTCGCATGTGATTGTGAATAAGTCGGAAAACAGCTGCGATTGGGTTTGTTACTGTAGGAATATATTAATCTCATTAGGACATTTAGATATTtttgtaatattattatgAGACGCGGATGTGCCGAATATTGTAATGGCCTAATCAAACGTGTGCTCATATATAAACAGCAAAAGCTAATGTTCGCAGAAACACCACTTTGCGTCTCAATTACTGCAAGCTCATCTCAAGATACAAAATAGAATAAACTAATCCCACTTCATATACAATGCCATAATCATAGCAAAGAAATATCCTCCATCATCACGCGCTTGGCCATGGACACACCAACATGAACTTATTATTTGTAGCTACTAGTACAACACAGATCAAATAGTAGATGCCAAAGCCAGCGGCCATATTCTAAACCCAGTCCATCATATATGTATACAGCCATTATATCATACAATCGCCTTTTTTCCAATTCCACGATATAAACAAGTATCAAGGAGTAACACCCACCCCCTCCTCCCAGCCTATGGGTATcaaagccgccgccacctccgACACGCCTCTCTCCGTCGCCAGCAGATTGAACTGCGCCGCCGCGTTCCTCGTATCCAGCATCTCGACCCTCATGCCCAGCGCCGAGATGTGCTGTCGTGTCTGTGGGCTCAACGGCAAGTTGTGTTTGCCTACGCCGATAATCAGGAGATCTGTTCAAGCGGCATCACAgtcagctctctctccatgcTCGAGATACTTAGATAGATGGCTCTGATAGATGTATGCACCCATCCTCAAGAGCTTAGAAaccgggggggggggggggggaaagcAAGAGAAACATACCAGGTCGAGGCCACAGCATATCAAACAACCCAAACGCCTCCCTCGGCAGCTCAAACTGTCCCTTGTCATTCACcaacttcttctcccccttcaCCTCCCACGGCCGCCACGCAAACGCCTCTCCGCTGACCAGCAGCGCCCCGTCGCCCCCCTCGATCGTGATTCCGCTGTTCAGCCCGAAGCCGTCGTGCATGCACACATCCACTGACGTCGACGGCACGGGCACGCTGCCCAGCACGTCGAGCTCGTTGAAGCTGGTTGGCGGCGGAGACTCGGGAGGGCCGTCGCCGCGGCTTCGGCGCTTGGAGAGGCTGGAGGAGGTGTGGAAGGATCTGCGAAAGGGGCCGGAGATAGGATTGCGGGAGTGTTGTGTGTTTGTTGCTGTATGCGATGCGAAgctggctggagctgatgaTCGTAGAGAGAAGTGTGTGGCTAGAGTGTTGGGATTGCGCGCACACAGGCGGCTGGCACGGAGGCCATTCTGTAGTCGTAATGAGCCGCGCATTGTGGCTACTATATAGGAAAAATATGGTATCTCGTTTCAAGGTGCGGTAGACTTTCGTGGTTTGAAGAGCAGCTTGGCTTGCGAACTGGGGTAGTGTGAAGctcaagtttttttttttttcccagctATCGCGGGGCAGATTGATATTGGCATTTTGCCTGCGTGAACGTCATGATGACTTACGGTACATGTTACGAGACTGCTAGAATTGCGAAAGTAGGCCTTTTAATGggcatttcttcttttactaaTTCGGAAAGTTTCAAGTCGCCAATCAATTTGGTCGGGATTCCTGCTCTTAGCCAAATTTGGTGGTTTGGGCGAGTTCTCGGAAAAAATCGAATCCTGCTTCTTTGGCCACATATAAATTCACAGAGGGCAATTTCAGAGGTACCAACTTGATGTTCGTTTCCATTTAGATCACCAAGCGGGAAAGCAGTCCTAAAGACAGCAGCAGACCGGCCATGGGTTCGGCTCGGCCGAAATGTATCATGCAGTCCGATATTTTTGCCCTAATGAACACCATAGCAATGAACCAAACCCCCCAAAAGAGTTCCTTGCCATTCCCGCGCACACAGAAAGACAATTCCAGCAAGTCGAAATGGGTTGTttatctcttttcttcccaaggtttaaaaaaaaagggtttgtttatttcttcttctggctaGCCTCCTGCTCCTTCATGACCTTCTTGACAATCTTCTGCTCCTCGATCAGGAAAGCGCGGACGATTCTGTCGCGGACGCAGTTACCGCATCGGGAACCGCCGTAGGCTCGCTGGACGGTCTTCTGGGGCTTGGAGATCTGAGAGTACTCGCGGGGGCGGAGAGCGGGGATCTATACGGTGATACATGTCAGCTGCTGGTCTCTTTTCGTAGTTGTATTGTTGAGATGTTCCGGTCGAGGGGGTGAGAGGTTGAGAGGTTGAGAGAGCGAGGGTAAGGGCGAGGGTGAGGCGAAGGCGATGGAGGAGATTTGGAGCGATCATTCGTTGCTTCGTCGGCGTTTAGGCGTTGTTGTTTCTTCGACGtgcaattttttcttctctttggtcGTAAAGAGTGCCCCGAATCCCATCGTCTTTGTTGCTTGTCGCCCATGTCCCTCTCTTCCCCCTCAATAGCCATCTCTCCCGGGTTGCAAAATTCGTTCAAAGGTCACTACTTACACCAGAGAGCTTGGAGCCGCAGTCACCGCACTTGGGGACAGTTCCGCGCTTCTTGATGTGCAGAACTCGGAGGTCACCACCGGGAGTCTTGATGACTCGGGTCCGGTTGGAGCGGGTGTTGTAGCTGTAAAGATTTCGCCAGTCAGTTACATCGCTCGGCAAGACAGCGCGCTGGCAATAATTCGAGAGGCATTTCGCAATCAACTGATGGATATGAAGGCAGAAACTCACCCGTTACGGCGGCGGTAGGTGACTCGGTGGGACGCCAttgttgctggtggtgctcGGTGGTTGTTCTGAGTATCTCACCAAAGAAAGATGAATTTCGAGATTTGGGCAAATTTTGTGTGGGCGGAACTGCAAGATTGTGCCCGCTAAGCCGGCGAATCAGAATGCCGCTAGCACGCTGTGAAAGTCCCACTCAGTGTGCACGTGATCGCGGGCTTCGACTTTCCGCCAGCTCTTGGCTCAAGAATTTTTGCGGCCATCGAAGCCAACGCCAATACTCGGTATTGTCTGCTAGCCAATTACTAGGAACCTAGCACTACTAGGCCTTATGCGTCTTAACTACATGGTACATTGTTTTCTGGAGCATCTCTGATATCGACTATCAGTTTAGCGCATCGAGAATCTGATGCTTTGTAGTCTTTTGGCCATTGTACATTCGGCTTGAGCCATCATAGGAAATTTGTTTACATGGCCTTTTGGAAAAGCCTTGAATATGGTTGGGCTGAATTGATCTCCTAATTCTATAATGATTGTGCAAGTACCTAATGAGAGTCATGGTATCTTGATACAGTGCACCATTTATATAGCGGCTACCCACTATTTGTCGCCATTTCCTCCCAGGCTACCCTACTTGCCTATGTAGGCCGCTATGGAATTCCTTTCTGTCCAATAATGCACCCTCCCAAACGGATGTGTAGAGTATAATTATTTTCGAATGCTAGGCAATTAGACTTTTCACTCCACAGACTATTCCCGAATTCATCGGTTACGGCCAAGTTATGGTTGCTCGTGGGTAAAAGGTAGATGTTGGTTGAGGCATTATTACAGTTGGTAAATCAGTATGATATTCGGGTCTAAACTATTACCCAAAAGAGAAATTCCAGCCAACATTGTTGCATTTCCCATTGGCCTGGCCATAATTCGAGGGTATGAGCTGGCCAATAAATAATGATAATAATTCGTGTACATAATTCGCCTCAGCGCCCCTACTCCATAGAACACCATTCATCAGATATAAACATCCCCCCTTTCGCAAGAAAC
The Trichoderma asperellum chromosome 7, complete sequence DNA segment above includes these coding regions:
- the RPL34B gene encoding 60S ribosomal protein eL34, translating into MASHRVTYRRRNGYNTRSNRTRVIKTPGGDLRVLHIKKRGTVPKCGDCGSKLSGIPALRPREYSQISKPQKTVQRAYGGSRCGNCVRDRIVRAFLIEEQKIVKKVMKEQEASQKKK